From a region of the Candidatus Paracaedimonas acanthamoebae genome:
- a CDS encoding serine hydrolase, whose translation MSSTILHEIQEQAISSHLARVFIQKENDVLLNWGKPHSLLQSYSITKSIMGLAIGILWDQKRIKDLQTPIYHFFPEWDQGHKQQITLWHLLTHTSGLQDDPTYEDIIRAPDAVQLSLCAELTSLPGEKYNYNNKATNLIPGVIQKVTGKPADEFIKDVLFTPLKIQNFEWRYDQVGHIYGASGLKISAEELIKIGQLIFDQGSWKGASVLSQEWISFMTTKTSIGTPACGLLWWIYENPYIIAAQGHLGQRLYIYPEKKIIAVQQYDRVGDSSSQPHPIVDLRELIINL comes from the coding sequence ATGTCATCGACGATTCTTCATGAAATTCAAGAACAAGCAATTTCTTCTCATCTTGCGCGTGTCTTTATTCAAAAAGAAAACGACGTTCTTCTGAATTGGGGGAAACCCCATTCTTTATTGCAATCATATTCAATTACAAAGTCGATTATGGGGCTTGCGATTGGTATTTTATGGGATCAAAAAAGGATAAAAGATCTTCAGACACCAATCTATCATTTCTTCCCAGAATGGGATCAAGGACATAAGCAACAAATCACGTTATGGCACTTATTAACGCATACCTCTGGGCTACAAGATGATCCGACGTATGAAGATATCATCAGAGCCCCAGATGCTGTTCAATTATCTTTATGCGCAGAACTTACCAGCCTTCCAGGCGAAAAATATAACTATAATAATAAAGCTACAAATTTGATTCCTGGGGTGATTCAAAAAGTAACAGGAAAACCAGCCGACGAATTTATCAAGGACGTTCTTTTCACTCCTTTAAAAATACAAAATTTTGAATGGCGCTATGATCAAGTGGGTCATATTTATGGGGCTTCAGGCCTTAAAATCTCTGCTGAAGAACTCATAAAAATTGGACAGCTTATTTTCGATCAAGGATCCTGGAAGGGAGCCTCTGTTTTGAGTCAAGAATGGATTTCATTCATGACCACAAAAACATCGATAGGGACGCCAGCTTGTGGACTTCTTTGGTGGATTTATGAAAATCCTTATATTATTGCGGCACAGGGTCATCTGGGGCAGCGTCTTTATATCTACCCCGAAAAGAAAATTATTGCTGTGCAGCAATATGATCGAGTCGGAGATTCTTCAAGCCAACCTCATCCTATCGTGGATCTCAGAGAGCTTATTATAAATCTTTAA
- the secA gene encoding preprotein translocase subunit SecA: protein MFVSFIQKVFGSANERTIKKLKPQIEAINALEPDLQKLSDTELKARTGWFKERLAKGESLDTLLEEAFATVREASKRIMNMRHFDVQLMGGIMLHKGNVIEMATGEGKTLIATLPAYLNALEGKGVHVVTVNDYLAQRDANWMGKIYEFLGLSVGCIQHELSDAERQDAYNRDITYVTNNELGFDYLRDNMKFRLSDMAQRSFNYAIVDEVDSILIDEARTPLIISGPAEDSSELYQQVNTLIPQLTATDYEKEEKSRSVTLTEQGSQRIEQLLENIGLLKGGSLYEIQNISLVHHVNQALRAHKLFTKDVDYMVKDDKVIIIDEFTGRMMEGRRYSEGLHQALEAKERVSIQMENQTLASITFQNLFRIYSKLSGMTGTAKTEAAEFSDIYKLDVVQIPTNLPMSRQDLDDEVYRTATEKYNAIITLIEECRQKKQPILVGTTSIEKSELISTLLKQRKIPHQVLNARYHEQEAVIVAQAGRSGAITIATNMAGRGTDIKLGGNLEMRLSQELENVTDAKERERLTQKIREELLQAEQEVKAAGGLYVIGTERHESRRIDNQLRGRAGRQGDPGKSKFFLSLEDDLMRIFGSDRLDNMLQKLGLEEGEAIIHPWINKALERAQQKVEGRNYDIRKHLLKYDDVMNDQRKIIYEQRREMMETDDVSELVQHMREDVIDKLISTFIPANVYPDQWEVKGLHEECLRLFNLDLPLSEWAQEEGIADEALKQRIVNAVSEKLSAKETLYGTSMMHMAEKSILLRVLDQAWKDHLHGLDHLRQGINLRAYAQRDPLNEYKHEAFLMFQEMLSRAREMVVSALSHLELYQQTEEEIFEDAVEDLEEQNKKIKLGQSEFSEIKATKKAPQSLKSRLTDAKRKQKTLSSSGSSKEKKATSKKDAPKKSDEAAPTRNSLCPCGSGKRYKHCHGQDA from the coding sequence ATGTTTGTCAGTTTTATCCAAAAAGTCTTTGGTTCCGCTAATGAGCGCACCATTAAGAAGCTGAAACCCCAAATTGAAGCGATTAATGCCTTGGAACCTGATCTTCAAAAACTCAGTGATACAGAACTTAAAGCTCGGACAGGATGGTTTAAAGAGCGCCTTGCAAAAGGAGAATCTTTAGATACTTTATTGGAAGAAGCTTTTGCAACTGTTCGAGAAGCAAGTAAACGCATTATGAACATGCGCCACTTTGATGTCCAGCTTATGGGCGGAATCATGCTTCACAAAGGAAACGTCATTGAAATGGCAACCGGTGAAGGAAAAACTTTAATTGCAACTCTTCCTGCTTACCTTAATGCTCTCGAAGGAAAAGGGGTACACGTGGTCACGGTCAATGACTATTTAGCCCAACGTGACGCGAATTGGATGGGGAAAATTTATGAATTTCTTGGCTTAAGTGTTGGATGTATCCAACATGAATTAAGTGATGCCGAGCGTCAAGACGCTTATAATCGTGACATTACTTACGTTACTAATAACGAACTTGGATTCGATTATTTAAGAGATAATATGAAGTTCCGTCTCAGCGATATGGCTCAACGGTCCTTTAATTATGCCATTGTGGACGAAGTTGATAGTATTTTAATCGATGAAGCTCGAACTCCTTTGATTATTTCAGGACCCGCTGAAGATTCTTCTGAACTTTATCAACAGGTAAACACTTTAATTCCTCAATTAACCGCTACTGATTATGAAAAAGAAGAGAAATCTCGCTCCGTTACTTTAACGGAACAAGGGTCTCAGAGAATTGAACAACTTCTTGAAAATATTGGATTACTTAAAGGTGGATCTCTTTATGAAATTCAAAATATTTCATTAGTTCATCACGTCAACCAAGCCTTACGGGCCCATAAATTATTCACTAAAGATGTCGACTATATGGTGAAAGACGATAAAGTCATTATCATTGATGAATTTACAGGTCGTATGATGGAAGGACGCCGTTATTCAGAAGGCCTGCATCAAGCGCTTGAAGCCAAGGAACGCGTCTCTATTCAGATGGAAAATCAAACACTTGCATCAATTACTTTCCAAAATCTTTTCCGAATTTACTCAAAACTCTCTGGGATGACTGGAACAGCCAAAACAGAAGCCGCAGAATTCAGCGATATCTATAAACTTGACGTTGTCCAAATTCCCACGAATCTTCCAATGTCTCGACAAGATTTAGATGATGAAGTCTATCGAACAGCAACAGAAAAATACAATGCGATCATCACTCTTATTGAGGAATGTCGCCAGAAAAAACAACCTATTCTCGTGGGAACAACAAGCATTGAAAAATCTGAGTTGATCTCAACACTTTTAAAGCAACGTAAAATTCCGCATCAAGTTTTGAATGCGCGTTACCATGAACAAGAAGCTGTCATCGTGGCTCAAGCGGGACGCTCAGGGGCCATTACAATTGCCACAAATATGGCTGGCCGAGGAACTGACATAAAGTTAGGCGGCAACCTTGAAATGCGCCTTTCCCAAGAATTAGAAAATGTGACAGATGCCAAAGAACGAGAACGCCTCACCCAAAAAATTCGTGAAGAACTGCTCCAGGCAGAACAGGAAGTTAAAGCTGCTGGAGGTCTTTATGTTATTGGAACGGAACGTCATGAAAGCCGACGGATTGATAATCAGTTGCGAGGACGTGCGGGACGCCAAGGTGATCCTGGAAAATCTAAATTCTTCTTATCCCTTGAAGATGACTTAATGCGCATTTTTGGGTCTGATCGCCTGGATAATATGCTGCAAAAACTGGGCCTTGAAGAAGGTGAAGCCATTATTCATCCTTGGATTAATAAAGCCCTTGAAAGAGCCCAGCAAAAAGTTGAAGGGCGCAACTATGATATTCGTAAACATCTGCTGAAATATGATGATGTCATGAATGATCAGCGCAAAATTATTTATGAACAACGTCGTGAAATGATGGAGACAGATGATGTTTCTGAGCTTGTTCAACATATGCGTGAAGATGTCATTGACAAATTAATTAGTACTTTTATTCCTGCCAACGTTTATCCCGATCAATGGGAAGTTAAAGGCCTGCATGAAGAATGTTTACGGCTTTTTAATCTTGATTTACCTCTTTCAGAATGGGCTCAAGAAGAAGGCATTGCCGATGAGGCTTTAAAACAACGAATTGTTAACGCTGTTTCTGAAAAACTTTCCGCCAAAGAAACTTTGTATGGAACAAGCATGATGCATATGGCAGAAAAAAGCATCCTTTTGAGAGTGTTAGACCAAGCCTGGAAAGATCATCTCCATGGGCTTGATCATTTGCGTCAAGGAATCAATTTACGCGCTTATGCTCAACGAGATCCGTTGAACGAATATAAACATGAAGCTTTCCTTATGTTCCAAGAAATGCTTTCTCGAGCCCGTGAAATGGTCGTTTCTGCGCTTTCTCACCTTGAACTTTATCAACAAACAGAAGAAGAAATTTTTGAGGATGCTGTTGAGGATCTTGAAGAACAAAATAAAAAAATAAAACTTGGGCAAAGTGAGTTTTCAGAGATAAAAGCTACAAAAAAAGCGCCTCAATCTCTGAAAAGCCGCCTCACAGATGCAAAAAGAAAACAAAAAACACTTTCATCTAGTGGATCTTCTAAAGAGAAAAAAGCCACATCAAAAAAAGATGCTCCAAAAAAAAGTGATGAAGCAGCGCCAACGCGTAACTCTTTATGCCCTTGCGGTTCTGGAAAACGCTATAAGCATTGCCATGGTCAAGACGCTTAA
- the tssI gene encoding type VI secretion system tip protein VgrG: MVSTTLLHQKPISLKIDIDYQETEETGFSENPPRHRRTDASSKDRSRHLILQQFQGVEILSEPFEYTTLMISDDPAINFADMVGKTVTISIVCHEERTRSPQEKLEQPRAQYRQDDTSQDGNRYLKEPGRNAEEESLENEDSSFHEEKNPKIRYFNGVIGEFTQLHTAHKGDDNVTYYEAKIYPQFWMLKFTQDCRIFQHQSAIDIIKQVLRENGVLKIEDKTKNCGRVPREYCVQYNESSFDFISRLLEEEGIFYYFKHTHGDHTLVLGEAPINHEDCPGAKIAEFEKAVAGVDYFNKLVTCKVLERVVPKSHSLVDYNFTTASTKISSLSNGTGLGGKVYAYPGLFDHEDLPKQAKLETVSTLRIQADELPSKSVDATSTIPFFAPGYKFQMRGHTRKDVNKLYVLHTVIHEANITGGLGLHDNHYRNQFTAFPFSIPYKTSLKTPKPRIYSTQTARVTGPKNEEIWTDQYGRIKVRFHWDIQSKGTEVGKGNQLDNESQEDQDQVTSSSSQEESSAKDEQDSSCWVRVAEGWAGNNWGILFTPRVGMEVVVTFLEGNPDRPLVIGTVYNSDNMPPYLPEQPTKSTIKSRSTKKGPEGFNELRFEDLKESEEVFFHSQKDLTIRVNETVNDWIKRGSYWWWIDRGNREVVLAGEDDSVAKTTPKGQGLPAGKGDDNLTLLKGSRTMQLKSEKDANYNVLINHGDRFLEIEEGSNLELLNKGDYFIQQKEGNADHFIEKGDATLTLEKGNLHTHLSEGNITTHLTKGDHSLVLKEGNDYKELTKGDATFLVKEGLFFEKIKNNYTTIVEEGNQEIVVQQGTQTVKVQGDQTVNLQANQAITVAGNVEESITGNYTLKIDGNFEIIVGGTITLQSSGALMIQSEAAATLESGAQMTVNSGAALTIAAEGETTMSAASLSLTSEGATTLESTGETTVNASEVNVAAETELVLEGTAGVTMSGATVTIAGEATATLGGEASTQITGAVITLA, translated from the coding sequence ATGGTTTCAACAACTCTTTTACATCAAAAACCTATTTCATTAAAAATTGATATTGATTATCAAGAGACAGAAGAAACAGGCTTTTCAGAAAATCCCCCCCGTCATCGTCGAACAGATGCATCTTCAAAAGACAGGTCTCGTCATCTAATTTTGCAACAATTTCAAGGTGTTGAAATACTTTCAGAACCTTTTGAATATACGACTCTTATGATTTCGGATGACCCCGCGATTAATTTTGCGGATATGGTGGGGAAGACCGTAACAATTTCGATTGTTTGCCATGAAGAACGTACTCGTTCTCCTCAAGAAAAGCTTGAACAACCAAGGGCACAATATCGTCAAGATGATACCTCTCAAGACGGAAATCGCTATCTTAAAGAGCCTGGCCGTAACGCGGAAGAAGAGTCTTTAGAAAATGAGGATTCTTCTTTCCACGAAGAAAAAAACCCTAAAATTCGGTATTTTAATGGTGTTATTGGCGAATTTACGCAGCTTCACACGGCCCATAAAGGGGACGATAATGTCACTTATTATGAGGCCAAAATCTATCCCCAATTCTGGATGTTAAAATTCACGCAAGATTGTCGTATTTTTCAACACCAATCAGCCATTGATATTATCAAACAAGTGCTGCGAGAAAATGGGGTGCTTAAAATTGAAGATAAAACAAAAAATTGTGGGCGTGTTCCGCGGGAATATTGCGTTCAATATAATGAAAGTTCTTTTGATTTTATAAGTCGTCTTTTGGAAGAAGAAGGAATTTTCTATTATTTTAAGCACACTCATGGCGATCATACGTTAGTGTTGGGAGAAGCGCCAATAAATCATGAAGACTGTCCTGGGGCTAAAATAGCGGAATTTGAGAAAGCGGTGGCTGGCGTTGATTATTTTAATAAACTTGTCACCTGCAAAGTCCTTGAACGTGTGGTTCCCAAGTCCCATTCTCTTGTAGATTACAATTTTACGACGGCGTCGACAAAGATTTCAAGTTTATCCAATGGAACGGGATTGGGCGGTAAAGTTTACGCTTATCCGGGACTTTTCGATCATGAAGATCTTCCGAAGCAAGCAAAATTAGAAACAGTGTCGACTTTGCGGATTCAGGCGGATGAATTACCGAGTAAATCAGTTGATGCGACGTCAACAATTCCTTTTTTTGCCCCAGGTTATAAGTTTCAAATGCGTGGTCATACGCGAAAAGATGTTAATAAACTTTATGTTCTTCATACCGTGATTCATGAAGCGAATATAACAGGTGGTCTTGGGCTTCATGATAATCATTATCGCAATCAATTTACGGCGTTCCCTTTTAGTATTCCTTATAAAACGTCGTTAAAAACGCCAAAACCCAGAATTTATTCAACTCAAACAGCGCGTGTGACCGGGCCTAAAAATGAAGAAATTTGGACGGATCAATATGGGCGTATTAAAGTGCGATTTCATTGGGATATTCAGTCAAAAGGAACCGAAGTCGGTAAGGGAAATCAGCTCGACAATGAGTCTCAAGAAGATCAAGATCAAGTAACTTCTTCCTCGAGTCAAGAAGAGAGCAGTGCGAAAGATGAGCAAGATAGTTCTTGTTGGGTTCGAGTGGCTGAAGGATGGGCTGGAAATAATTGGGGAATCCTTTTCACGCCTCGAGTGGGAATGGAAGTTGTTGTGACATTCCTTGAGGGGAATCCCGATCGCCCTTTAGTCATTGGAACGGTCTATAATTCAGATAATATGCCTCCTTATCTTCCGGAACAACCAACGAAAAGTACTATTAAAAGTCGATCCACGAAAAAAGGCCCAGAGGGCTTTAACGAGCTCAGGTTCGAAGATTTAAAAGAATCTGAAGAGGTCTTTTTTCATTCTCAAAAAGATTTAACGATACGAGTAAATGAAACGGTCAATGATTGGATTAAAAGAGGCAGTTATTGGTGGTGGATTGATCGCGGGAATCGAGAAGTTGTTTTGGCAGGTGAGGATGACTCCGTTGCGAAAACAACACCGAAAGGACAAGGACTTCCGGCTGGAAAAGGAGATGATAATCTGACACTTCTGAAAGGAAGCCGTACGATGCAGCTCAAAAGCGAAAAAGACGCGAACTATAATGTGCTTATCAATCATGGGGATCGCTTCCTTGAAATTGAGGAAGGCAGTAATCTCGAACTCTTGAATAAAGGGGATTATTTTATTCAACAAAAAGAGGGAAATGCGGATCATTTTATTGAAAAAGGAGATGCAACCCTAACTCTTGAAAAAGGAAATCTTCATACTCACTTAAGTGAAGGCAACATCACTACACATCTTACAAAAGGCGATCACTCTCTCGTCTTAAAAGAAGGAAATGATTACAAAGAATTAACAAAGGGAGATGCGACTTTCCTGGTCAAAGAAGGACTTTTCTTTGAAAAAATAAAGAACAATTACACGACAATTGTTGAAGAAGGGAATCAGGAAATTGTGGTGCAGCAAGGAACGCAAACAGTTAAAGTTCAAGGAGATCAAACTGTAAATTTACAAGCAAACCAAGCCATTACAGTTGCGGGAAATGTGGAAGAGTCCATTACAGGCAACTATACTCTGAAAATTGATGGTAATTTTGAAATTATTGTGGGAGGGACGATCACCCTGCAAAGTTCTGGGGCTCTTATGATTCAGAGTGAGGCCGCGGCAACTCTTGAGTCTGGCGCTCAAATGACAGTAAATTCTGGGGCTGCTCTGACGATTGCCGCAGAAGGAGAAACGACAATGTCTGCCGCGAGTCTTTCTCTGACAAGTGAAGGGGCAACCACGTTAGAATCGACAGGTGAAACAACGGTGAATGCTTCTGAAGTGAATGTGGCAGCAGAAACAGAACTTGTTCTAGAAGGGACGGCAGGAGTTACTATGTCAGGAGCAACTGTCACCATTGCGGGTGAAGCCACAGCCACCTTAGGAGGCGAAGCGAGCACTCAAATAACTGGGGCAGTCATTACATTGGCTTAA
- a CDS encoding inositol monophosphatase: MLTATRTKIRSSLMTVMSSAALKAARGLIHDFNEVEHLQVSRKGPGNFVSTADHRAEKAIRFELQKARPDFGFLLEESGEIPGSDSQHRWIVDPLDGTTNFLHGIPHFATSIALQFENEIIAGVIYDPIKDELFYAEKGKGAYLNDRRLRVSGRKELSEALITTERPYKRSEETEKFSLICENIRPHVAALRQFGASVLDLAYVAAGRSEGFVSPQLAPWDLAAGLILVQEAGGYASDINGGKDPLKTGSIVAANAYLYEPLLKMLQK; encoded by the coding sequence ATGCTAACAGCGACTCGTACTAAAATTAGATCTTCTTTAATGACTGTTATGTCTTCGGCTGCGTTGAAAGCGGCACGAGGTCTTATCCACGACTTTAATGAAGTTGAACATCTTCAAGTCTCAAGAAAAGGCCCGGGAAACTTTGTTTCAACAGCGGACCATCGCGCAGAAAAAGCGATTCGTTTTGAACTTCAAAAAGCCCGGCCAGACTTCGGTTTTCTTCTCGAAGAATCAGGGGAGATCCCGGGTTCCGACTCACAGCATCGTTGGATTGTGGATCCGCTTGATGGAACGACCAATTTTCTTCATGGGATTCCGCATTTTGCCACGTCAATAGCTCTTCAGTTTGAAAATGAGATTATCGCGGGCGTTATTTATGATCCTATTAAAGACGAACTATTTTATGCCGAAAAAGGTAAGGGTGCTTATTTAAATGATCGTCGCCTTCGCGTTTCAGGCCGGAAAGAATTAAGCGAAGCTCTTATTACGACAGAAAGACCTTATAAACGTTCAGAGGAAACGGAAAAATTTTCATTAATATGTGAAAATATTCGTCCTCATGTGGCGGCTTTGCGTCAGTTTGGGGCGTCTGTATTGGATTTAGCTTACGTTGCTGCAGGGCGGAGTGAAGGTTTTGTCTCACCTCAGCTTGCGCCTTGGGATTTAGCCGCAGGATTGATCCTTGTGCAGGAAGCCGGAGGATATGCCTCTGACATCAATGGAGGGAAAGATCCCTTAAAAACAGGCTCTATCGTTGCAGCAAATGCGTATCTTTATGAGCCGTTGCTCAAGATGCTTCAAAAATAG
- a CDS encoding ferredoxin family protein: MTYVVNDACVKCKYMDCVEVCPVNCFYEGENMLVINPEECIDCGVCVPECPIDAIQADTVEGSEFWVEVNQKYALEWPRITLKGEPPVDADEWKDVPDKFPTHFNPKPGGV, translated from the coding sequence ATGACTTACGTTGTGAATGATGCTTGTGTAAAATGTAAGTATATGGATTGTGTTGAGGTGTGTCCGGTCAACTGTTTCTATGAAGGCGAAAACATGTTGGTGATCAATCCCGAAGAGTGTATTGATTGCGGCGTATGTGTGCCTGAATGTCCTATTGACGCGATTCAAGCAGATACGGTGGAGGGCTCGGAATTTTGGGTGGAGGTTAATCAAAAATATGCGCTTGAGTGGCCTCGTATCACGCTTAAAGGAGAGCCGCCCGTTGATGCTGATGAATGGAAAGACGTTCCAGATAAATTTCCCACCCATTTTAATCCAAAGCCTGGAGGGGTCTAA
- the efp gene encoding elongation factor P has protein sequence MKINGNDIRPGNIIEHKSRLWVATKIQHTQPGKGGAYMQVELKDIRSGTKLNERFRSSETVERVRLDEKEYQYLYGADEELTFMDQETFDQITVNQSLVGEPAVYLQEGMIVTVSSYEGEIVGISLPDTAIAKIVEAEPVVKGQTAASSYKPAILENGVRVMVPPHVESGTRIVVNTADNTYVERAKD, from the coding sequence ATGAAAATCAATGGCAACGATATTCGTCCGGGTAACATTATTGAGCATAAGTCTCGTCTTTGGGTTGCAACCAAAATTCAGCATACGCAACCTGGTAAGGGTGGCGCCTATATGCAAGTTGAACTTAAAGACATTCGTAGTGGCACAAAATTGAATGAACGTTTTCGTTCCAGCGAAACAGTTGAACGGGTGCGTCTTGACGAGAAAGAATATCAATATCTCTATGGGGCAGATGAAGAATTAACTTTTATGGATCAAGAAACATTTGATCAGATCACCGTCAACCAATCCCTTGTGGGGGAGCCTGCCGTCTATTTGCAAGAAGGTATGATTGTCACAGTATCGTCCTATGAAGGAGAGATTGTGGGGATTAGCCTTCCAGATACGGCCATCGCCAAAATTGTTGAGGCTGAGCCCGTTGTCAAAGGACAGACAGCTGCATCGTCGTATAAGCCAGCGATTCTCGAAAACGGCGTGCGTGTAATGGTTCCACCTCATGTTGAGTCAGGAACAAGAATTGTTGTCAATACAGCTGATAATACCTATGTTGAGAGAGCAAAAGATTAA
- a CDS encoding TIGR01459 family HAD-type hydrolase — protein sequence MMQQITFCSGLADLKDHYDSFIVDLWGVIHDGYQLFPNVLNALKKISEAQKEIIFLSNSPRRSSILAKNLDELQIPETLYKALYSSGEDAYRALSQPRKAPYDHLGFKAYALSQPIHQSLYYDLDLETVESIEDADFILNTGPQNFKVQEYQDVLQQALPLKLPMVCVNPDISVVHGGKLTLCAGALAEAYEKMGGEVRYHGKPYPSVYHSVTDMFTKKDLKRTLAIGDSLITDIKGGNTFGIDTALVMTGLFEQEFGHEFDPELGMPKLTTSCLQKGVKPTYLLPQFQW from the coding sequence ATGATGCAACAAATTACATTTTGTTCTGGTCTTGCTGATCTTAAAGATCATTATGATTCTTTTATTGTTGATTTATGGGGTGTCATTCATGACGGATATCAGCTTTTTCCCAATGTACTCAATGCTCTGAAGAAAATTTCTGAGGCTCAAAAAGAAATTATATTTCTGTCAAACTCGCCGCGTCGTTCTTCAATTTTAGCCAAAAATCTTGATGAATTACAGATTCCAGAAACCCTTTATAAAGCTCTTTATAGCTCCGGAGAAGATGCTTACAGGGCGTTAAGTCAACCTCGTAAAGCCCCTTATGATCATTTAGGATTCAAGGCTTATGCGTTAAGTCAGCCTATTCATCAAAGTCTTTACTATGATCTCGATCTTGAAACTGTTGAATCGATTGAAGACGCAGATTTTATTTTAAATACCGGCCCTCAAAACTTTAAAGTCCAAGAATATCAAGACGTTCTCCAACAAGCGCTGCCCCTCAAACTCCCGATGGTGTGTGTGAATCCCGATATTTCCGTGGTTCATGGAGGAAAATTGACCTTGTGTGCAGGCGCTCTTGCGGAGGCCTATGAAAAAATGGGGGGAGAGGTTCGTTATCATGGAAAACCTTACCCGAGTGTTTATCACTCTGTGACTGACATGTTTACAAAGAAAGATTTAAAACGAACATTGGCGATTGGAGACTCTCTTATCACGGATATTAAAGGTGGGAATACTTTTGGAATCGATACAGCCTTGGTCATGACAGGACTTTTCGAACAAGAATTTGGTCATGAGTTTGATCCAGAGTTGGGAATGCCCAAACTCACAACATCATGCCTGCAAAAAGGGGTGAAGCCTACGTATCTTCTCCCCCAATTTCAATGGTAA
- a CDS encoding amino acid racemase, with protein MLQKAAIIGIIGGMGPEAGRILHGLIIEETKKLRHVSQDQDHCDVLHFGFPSMIPDRATYIFDQTQPNPVDVLIEIVRSAVFVGKKFNRPILSVVPCNTFHAPVLLNDLMERIKQEKLDEWFVLCDFVKETVEGIAENFPTLKKIGLLSTTGTRNSLIYKNVLDEKGVELIQVTAEEQLKVDEAIYNPVDGLKALSKASGRIKDLLRRYVQTLKAQGAEKVILGCTEFPLAFEELEKEEREDLIDPMRLVAQRLIHRAYKSN; from the coding sequence ATGTTACAAAAAGCTGCAATTATTGGAATTATTGGCGGAATGGGGCCTGAGGCAGGCCGAATTTTGCATGGACTCATTATCGAAGAAACGAAAAAGCTGCGTCATGTAAGTCAAGATCAGGATCATTGCGATGTTTTGCATTTCGGGTTTCCTTCCATGATCCCAGATCGAGCGACCTATATCTTTGATCAAACTCAGCCGAATCCTGTGGACGTCTTGATTGAGATTGTTAGAAGTGCTGTTTTCGTCGGGAAGAAATTTAATCGTCCTATTCTAAGTGTGGTTCCTTGCAATACTTTTCATGCGCCGGTTTTATTAAATGACCTTATGGAGCGTATCAAGCAGGAAAAATTGGATGAATGGTTTGTGCTTTGTGATTTTGTAAAAGAAACAGTCGAGGGGATTGCCGAAAATTTCCCCACCCTTAAAAAAATAGGATTATTGTCGACAACAGGAACGCGCAACTCTTTGATTTATAAGAATGTCTTGGACGAAAAAGGGGTGGAATTAATTCAGGTCACAGCGGAAGAACAACTGAAAGTAGATGAAGCTATTTACAATCCTGTTGATGGCTTGAAAGCTCTTTCCAAAGCCTCAGGTCGCATAAAAGATCTTCTTCGACGTTATGTCCAAACCCTGAAAGCCCAAGGTGCTGAAAAAGTTATTCTCGGGTGCACAGAATTTCCCTTAGCCTTTGAAGAACTTGAAAAAGAAGAAAGAGAAGATCTTATTGATCCTATGCGTTTAGTCGCGCAGCGGCTTATTCATAGAGCCTATAAGTCGAATTAA
- a CDS encoding peptidylprolyl isomerase has product MIDITLLIEAAKKAGLEKDADVQKAIQQATEQVLVQAYLSKELKSFVTDSAVKERYDRLVASLPKDEMEVKARHVLVKDEAAAKKIIEDLKKGADFLKIAREQSIDKASAQEGGDVGYFRKGDMVKEFADAAFALVPGKISETPVKTQFGWHVIKVDDKRKVKAPKFEEVQEQLKAAVLEESMLKLVTSLRDKAAIERFNQEGKPEIGGDKKVEEPAKK; this is encoded by the coding sequence ATGATTGATATCACGCTTTTGATTGAGGCTGCTAAAAAAGCTGGACTTGAGAAAGATGCGGATGTTCAAAAAGCTATTCAGCAAGCCACAGAGCAAGTTCTTGTTCAAGCTTATCTTTCTAAGGAATTAAAGAGCTTTGTAACGGATTCAGCGGTTAAAGAGCGTTATGACAGATTAGTTGCAAGTTTGCCGAAGGATGAAATGGAAGTTAAAGCCCGTCACGTTCTTGTAAAAGATGAAGCTGCGGCTAAGAAAATCATTGAAGATCTTAAGAAAGGTGCTGATTTCTTAAAAATTGCGCGTGAGCAATCCATTGATAAAGCTAGTGCTCAAGAAGGCGGAGATGTTGGTTATTTCCGTAAAGGAGACATGGTTAAGGAATTTGCAGATGCAGCTTTTGCGTTAGTTCCAGGTAAAATTTCAGAGACACCTGTTAAAACACAATTTGGTTGGCATGTGATCAAAGTGGACGATAAGCGTAAAGTTAAGGCCCCTAAGTTTGAAGAAGTTCAAGAGCAATTGAAAGCCGCTGTTTTAGAAGAAAGCATGCTTAAGCTTGTGACAAGTTTAAGAGATAAAGCAGCAATTGAACGCTTTAACCAAGAAGGTAAGCCTGAAATTGGTGGCGACAAAAAAGTAGAAGAGCCTGCCAAGAAATAA